ATGTGAAATGTGGAGGGTCATCACTGTTTGactcaaacattttcttttgatcAGTCTTTGAGGGATATGGTGAGACAACTTCTGGAGGGGTAAGACATTGACTAGAGTGGTCTGGAAGCTCTTTAGCAATATCCATAAACGGTGCAATTTCTGCTGCAGGTGTACTTCCGCTTTTATCCTCATAACCACTCGTTTCAGCATCTGGAGCAGTAACAGGTAAAGAGGGGGAAGGATTCAAAGCTGGGAAAGAGACACTCCGCTCTTTGTCTTCTAATGCCATCTCACCCATCTCGGCTTCAGTGTCCCAATCTGTAGCAGCATTCATTACGCCAATGGCCACATCATGCCGCTCTGGAGGCTGGCCTAGATCCAGCCTGGAGACCCCTTCAAAGATGTTTCCATTGGTGTAAGTGAGACCAGGACTCTCCACAACATGCACTGTCGTCTTGTGTTCCTGCAGGGAAGACACTTCACTAAATCTCTCTCCACAGTCCTTACACTCTAAAGCACGCCTGGAATGAGAAGAAGTTATTATTCCCTCCGTCTCCACCTTCGAGGAGGCTTTACGTTTTCTGGTCGTCTTTGGCTTGCAAGGCATCGTTTCAGGCGGTGGGGTGGGTACTCGTAGAGAGGACAACAATGAAAGGGCTTTCTGGTTCTTCTTGggtctccctccttttttcttgcCTCTTGTTGTAAGTTTGTTTTCAGATGTACTTGtaacttttctctttttaagtgtgacatcatcactctgTTGAGAAGTTGTTTGTAACTTGTGGGCGGTTTCCTGTGTCTGGGCTGATGCCTTTGCAGGATCAAGTTTGTAAACTTTTAATTGGGGCTGCTTATGACCCTTCAGTAGAAGTAGAGAGTCTTGTGTTATTTGTTGTCCTGGCATGGTTGCAGATACTGTGCTtgtttctgtgttcattttttcctcctttgttgattttttcttcatctccttACTTGTTAACTTTCCATCCTTTTTCTTGGCCTGacttttttgcataatttttggctgttttttcttcttaaataCTGGCGAAACTACAATCTTTTGCTCACTTACATGCTTGACACCATCACTGGTCACATCTTtttgccttttcattttgttttttcttatattctctTTTATTTGTGGCACTTGTGGATTATGGGTTGAGGAAGCTTTTATTTCTGCTCTAGATACTGAATGCCCCTTGGTCTTGCCTTTTTTAACTGTTCTTCCCTTTTTTGGTGATGGCAGTTTTTCACCTGATAGATTTGTAGTTGATGATTTGCACTTTAATTGTTCTTCCTGGGCTGAATGATGCTGCTGtgaatgctttgtttttttgtttttcttctccttatTTTGTGGACCAAATTTAACAACCAGGTGGGACTTTTTGGTTCTTTGACGTTTAGCAGGTATCACGTCAATTTCTTCATTATTCTTCTGTGTGGTCCCCAGCAGTTCTTGCATATtttcttgaaaaataaatgtcctGGCTGGCTTTCTTTTTCGCACTTTAACCAGTTCTTGGGCTGACATTACATTTACGGGTAAGTGTGAGGTATGCTGCACCTGCTTGGTCTCTGATTGTGAGATCTCTTCTTTAGCAGGCGAGTCATCTTCTTCAGACAACTTTTCTACCTGCTCTTGACTCTCTCTGCTGTCCACCAGCAAATTCTCAGATGGTTCTTGTTCAGTCCTCTCATGCACATTTTCTACTGGAGTTTCATCTCTCAAAGAATGGACGTGATTCAGACTTACTGTTTGTATGTCTGAATCAGCCTCAGCTTTGGAATTAGGTTGAGATTCGTCTGGAGTTTGTGTAAATGCATCTGCTGGGATGAAAGGGCAACCAGGAAGGTCTTGCTGATCTGTCTGTAAAGGTGTCAGTTCCAACTCAACTGTAGGCAGGAGCAGTGGAACAGATAGGTTAGCCTCCTGCTGGCCTATTACAGTCTCATGAGATATCTTCTCCAGTTCAGTGCTTGGTACTAATGAGGAGGATGGCATTTCACTTTGTGGCACGGGTTGGGTTTCTTCTAACTCTACAGTAGGCATCAAGGCAGAGGTAAATTCTAATATGACTGTTTGCTCAAGGTTTTCCTTGAGGTCAACCACCTCACTCTGACAAACCATCTGATTCACTGAATCAGACTGATTTGTACCAGTCTCAGGTTGCTGAAGAATCTGATGCATCATCTCTCCCTCatgtctctctgtttgctcAGGTTCAACAAGTGTTAGCTCTATAGTTTCAGATGCTGCTAAATGGGAACCCAGTTCTGAAAAAGAAGGGTTTTCCAACTGTCCATCTGGCGTTATAGGTTCCAGTATAATTGTTTGCTCCATTGACTCACAAGTGTTCTTTGAACTGTCCAGTTCTGCTGTCTTAGActctgtctgttttatttctatAATATCCATCTGCTGCGGAGTGAGATTCAGATTAACTGGCTCTGATATCTGTTGCAACTCCAGTGGTGAGGCATTAGGTGGCACCTGTCCCAATATGACAACCTGGTTCACTTTCTGCACATTTCCCAAAGATTCAATAAGTTTGCGAATCTGTTCCGTGTCAATATTAGCATCAACTTGTTGAAGAGGTCCAATGGGCTCCATCTGTAGTAGTGCTGGCTGGCAGATTGATATTGGGGTTATAATGGGTATagcttctttcacttgctgtcCAGGCTGAATGGCATTACTAGTTGCTGAGGGCAATAAATTGTGCTTGGTTTTCATGTGATGCAGCCGTGTCTTGGTAGTCTTGAAGGTGGCCTTGCATACAGAACAGGGATATTTCACTGTAGTGCCTATAacaggttaaaacaaaacaaacaaaaaaaaaaaacaacataaaattaaaagttATTATGACtgccaaacaaacagaaaaaaaaaaaaaacattttcatttaacatgtaaaaatatacctctgttacatttttaatatagaAATATGACCAATTTGTCTTAccattgtttttcttctgttgtgctTTAGCAGTGGCAGAGGTGTCACCCCCATCCCCTTCAGCATTCTCCGGTGAGTGCGACAACATGTGTTTCTGGAGAGCCTTAGACATGCTGAATCTCTTTCCACACTCCTTGCACACATATGGCCTCTCTCCGGTGTGTGTGCGGCGGTGGTACTTAAGCAAGGTTAGTGTTTTGCAAGGCTTGCCGCAGTCCGCACAGGCATAACCATCCCGgccaaaatgaatttttttatgAAGAGTGAGCTCTGATGACTTGTTGAAGGCCTGGCTGCAAATGGGACACTTGAAGGGTTTCTTCTCTATATGGGCTTTCTGGTGGGCCATGAGTTCTGTGGAGTTTGTGAAGTGGCGGTCACAAACATAGCAGGCAAAAAGGGCATTCCTCAGTATACACTGCTCATATTCTGCTGGGTGGCTCAACTTCAGGTGACGTTCCTTGCTCTTGTGATCGCTGAAGATTATGTGGCACTCAATGCACTGCAGGGATAGCTGAGATGCTACAGGACAAGGTTGGGGAGAAAATTTACACATAATTTATATGTTTAAAGAGACACTACAAAAGGCATAAAGAGGTATGCATAGCAGGTTTAAAGCTTGAAGCATGAGAGAACAAATGTGGTTGTAGGTTTGCACAAGGTAACTAGGAGACTGCACCCAGTAAACTCATGAACTCCAGGGTTAGGCTTTAGGTTTTGGTCAGGAACCTGTGGCTAGAGAGCAATTTCCGGCAGTTTGCCAAAAGTCATATGGCAGGGCTATTCGTTTACAAATTCAGTTGAGGCAGATTTAAAAAGCAGGAAATGTTTATGGGCCAGACATTTTAAGCAGTctatttaaaaccttttttcagcttttggtaatgacatattttaaaCTAACACAAATGAATGTAGTGAAAATAGaaatgtttattgtttcactttttaaattaaaaatgtatttatttttggtcacATATCTGACCCAGACACATCACAAAGCACACAGAGTAAAAAAGAGCTATCAGTGCACAGAATCATAACGAGTGGCAATGACAATAACCAACAGCACACTCTATCTCTGTCTACCAGTtcctctcttacacacacacacacacacacacacacacaagactgcAACAATGTCCAAGGTAATACAGCTCCAACTGTAAGATACAATTAAACTCTGCATGTTAGCGTCCCTATCCTGTGGAAAGTTTGGTGTTTCTCAACGAGGAGCCTCCAAATGTTACATTCTTTAACTCTCACAGTGCATTCACTGTAATTTGCATTTACAACACACTGGTTTGGTGCTTGGAGATGGcagcaaaataaacaagcaTTTACCAGTCCAGGCAGGGTTAAACCAACAGTGTTAACTGTCAGTTTTATGTTTCAGAGTTGACAGAGACATATTTAAAGCAGAGCACTTGCCGGGCGCACCAGTGGCTCATCGGTAAAGAGTGTGTACCATGTACCGGGGGTTAGTCCCGATTGCAGcaaccggggttcgaatccgatctcaggccctttgctgcatgtcatcccccctctctctccctgcctttcctgtctatcttcactgtgactgtcaaataaagcagaaaatgatttttaaaaaaaaagtagagcaCTTGCCTATTTGTGAGTGTCAATAGCCAGGTGTTTTCAAAAGCTATAAGGCGCGGTCTGAATTGTGTCTCATGGGAAAATGTTGATCTGTGAAAGATATCCTCATTGTCGGAAAAGGTTGGTTTTGCCTCCTGGCTGCTTATGGATTTTAGGCCATGCTCACTGTGCTGTAACTATTCAGGCTATTGACAAATActtttataaaataatattacaattaaaatattaaaatagctTTTGAAATAGCCTATTCAAGCTTGCTGGGCCACTTGGCTTCTAGGCCAGATGTGGCCTGCAGGCCACCCTATGAATAGGCTGAGTAGGCCCAGGGACTACTTTTCCAGGAACTAGAAGGTTCTAAAAGGTTCCTCCAGCCTGATGTTGTCTACTTTTCCGCTGCATTCTAAAGACCCACGAAGAAGACAAATTAGTCTGTTGACATATGAAACAGTGACGGCTCtattacatgtcattttttactgtcattttttttttttacatcagctTCTGACAGTGTTTTTCCCTCATGTTTCTGCTCCTTGTTCTGTTGACTTCCTTTGTCAGTagtgtgttttataaaagcacccacaaaatgcagtgcacgaGATTGGAGCAAACATGGCCATAGtaaggttttaaaaaaatattatgctgataggcccagtagtttgCGAGATTAGTTGCGGACAGCCTTACACACacccggcacacacacaccagacaaaACATATGATCCTGCCCAGGATTTGCCTGGAGGACAGAATTACAGCTCTGTCCAACTGGGGCAGCCATAGGCAAACCATGGAAGCCACGCATTTCTAACATGCATACTGCTAAGAAAAGTTTGCGAGCGGACAAAATTATTACCTGGAGATGTGCTAATATATTTATCCATTTCTACTGCTAATTTGTGCTATATGAGTTAGAATGAGCCAGTGTTCAGCAGCAGTACTGTTCTTTAATTGATAATTCTGGTTATTTATCAGCCTTAATTTCCAATCTTCTGCCCTCatgatgattttgattttgttaaatCAACATTTAATTGCTTTCTCCAGCAAGCTTGAGTTATGCAGCGAAGCACTAACATGAAATAAGCAATGTGATTTTTAACAAAATCGAATGCCATGATAGCAAATGTTAAGAAAATAAGTCCCAGGTGGAAAATAACCTTaattaatcttaaaaaaaaaaaaatgagttgagGGTTAAGAGGAAACAAATAAAGGGATAAgatcaaatgtaaaaatacacactgaGAAGTTAAAGCACTCACATGTGAGAGGCATAACCACTGGCTTGGACATGTCCATCTTCAGAGGATCCAACCTGTCCTTCTTACAAGGAATATATTTTCTGTTCTCAGGAACTACTTTATCCACTTTCCTCGCCTCTTCTGCAGCACAATCAGGATTCTGCTTCCCATCAGGCACCAGTTCTGTAGGGGCACTGGGCTTTGAGGTACTGTCCACTGCCGTCCCTCCGGTGTCATGTGAGGGGACAGCGGCTTCGCTCTCCAGTGCTTGAGTGTCTGCCACATTTCCGGACAGTTGTAGTGTTTCACCTCCCAGCAATTGCGCCCCTTCCCCATTCTCATCTGGAGCGATCAAGGTTTCACCCTCCAGGGAAACAGCTGACTTATTGTCCACTACTTGTGCTTCGGTCTCACTCACTATTGGCTGGGCCCCAGTCTCACCGTCCAATGGCTGCTCTCTGCTTTCTGTAGTCACCGGGTTTTGCCCAGCCTCAATCTCTGCTGGTTTTGGACCACTCTTCATCATCTGGGTCAGACTCTGCATGGCTCCCAAAACGGACTTGATGGAGTCTCTATGAAATCAGGACCCTGTATAGAGCATGCATTACACACCCAGAGAGACAAAACCAAAGAGAATGGTATTTTATTTCGGAAAACTCAATTAGCCTACCaccaagcatttttttttttttaatgttggtcCATAAAGCCATGGCAATCCCTATTTTCAAGGAGTTCCATACAAGCCGTTTCCTTGAAAAGGGTGAGCCAGATCTCTGTGACCCGTACAAGACGACAGCTGGGAGAGCAGCGAA
The Myripristis murdjan chromosome 16, fMyrMur1.1, whole genome shotgun sequence DNA segment above includes these coding regions:
- the znf576.1 gene encoding zinc finger protein 576, tandem duplicate 1 isoform X2; amino-acid sequence: MQSLTQMMKSGPKPAEIEAGQNPVTTESREQPLDGETGAQPIVSETEAQVVDNKSAVSLEGETLIAPDENGEGAQLLGGETLQLSGNVADTQALESEAAVPSHDTGGTAVDSTSKPSAPTELVPDGKQNPDCAAEEARKVDKVVPENRKYIPCKKDRLDPLKMDMSKPVVMPLTSSQLSLQCIECHIIFSDHKSKERHLKLSHPAEYEQCILRNALFACYVCDRHFTNSTELMAHQKAHIEKKPFKCPICSQAFNKSSELTLHKKIHFGRDGYACADCGKPCKTLTLLKYHRRTHTGERPYVCKECGKRFSMSKALQKHMLSHSPENAEGDGGDTSATAKAQQKKNNGTTVKYPCSVCKATFKTTKTRLHHMKTKHNLLPSATSNAIQPGQQVKEAIPIITPISICQPALLQMEPIGPLQQVDANIDTEQIRKLIESLGNVQKVNQVVILGQVPPNASPLELQQISEPVNLNLTPQQMDIIEIKQTESKTAELDSSKNTCESMEQTIILEPITPDGQLENPSFSELGSHLAASETIELTLVEPEQTERHEGEMMHQILQQPETGTNQSDSVNQMVCQSEVVDLKENLEQTVILEFTSALMPTVELEETQPVPQSEMPSSSLVPSTELEKISHETVIGQQEANLSVPLLLPTVELELTPLQTDQQDLPGCPFIPADAFTQTPDESQPNSKAEADSDIQTVSLNHVHSLRDETPVENVHERTEQEPSENLLVDSRESQEQVEKLSEEDDSPAKEEISQSETKQVQHTSHLPVNVMSAQELVKVRKRKPARTFIFQENMQELLGTTQKNNEEIDVIPAKRQRTKKSHLVVKFGPQNKEKKNKKTKHSQQHHSAQEEQLKCKSSTTNLSGEKLPSPKKGRTVKKGKTKGHSVSRAEIKASSTHNPQVPQIKENIRKNKMKRQKDVTSDGVKHVSEQKIVVSPVFKKKKQPKIMQKSQAKKKDGKLTSKEMKKKSTKEEKMNTETSTVSATMPGQQITQDSLLLLKGHKQPQLKVYKLDPAKASAQTQETAHKLQTTSQQSDDVTLKKRKVTSTSENKLTTRGKKKGGRPKKNQKALSLLSSLRVPTPPPETMPCKPKTTRKRKASSKVETEGIITSSHSRRALECKDCGERFSEVSSLQEHKTTVHVVESPGLTYTNGNIFEGVSRLDLGQPPERHDVAIGVMNAATDWDTEAEMGEMALEDKERSVSFPALNPSPSLPVTAPDAETSGYEDKSGSTPAAEIAPFMDIAKELPDHSSQCLTPPEVVSPYPSKTDQKKMFESNSDDPPHFTSKTSLNISTKEMASEAGEHLTSDEDKSTYQSSRQDITKSPLVPSSESEVQGTADEDIKEGLLLEVDLVTVGEQNDRDDLTLAQDSGSQNELVEPCNAESSSTDTQLPPGQIDNESTSEIKLTSQTVSCSTHEPEIKEEEEEILEQRKEEGVRGVTRRSVTRGRRRGTGRLKKAVLSRKSSVCDDVREKDPVKDVDECCIVYQKYPLTSNSEISDGGEISKLNHAQSTSQSSEPEISPRFQCDSATAPATSVPSIPSSSEEPPEEQVIFQLEPVTTSVEEVTKSEERLGLEGAEEQDRDSGQSPGIIIERILPSTQKENGDKEQGLVAIRNNKRQGLDCDAETEVVFREVPRGQEIKVEENISDPPLVIQSCQSRQRTGLQPQHQHDIRTVLVKQETSLSLNDAQTAQGSRHIRWNVEQINTENTSGPESEEMTRDSSMAPDFNTNQCIFYPVKEEEREVLLGASQSDSSTLTMGVSSNARPGDQAEYQPASSSLHEGSHPTEDYQEPRVRGVLSRAGVTNFANTEGEADIAWQDAAELRDFLLQSSDSEDPDVSELSDPQLDSEAEVMACYYKNQSSGPPQPIEMSHNLPTSDSHLNSHVQREGNRSREPIDYFSKYFGWDTWVEIAQCTNKQSNMLNPVTAKEVAQFVGIHIAMGTLKFPSLKLYWQDFTKVPLIAEAMPLPQFLQLSRKLKLAFPAKDPINNVRVEGHNRDIQNAQHATTVTGALRSGNYSRNGRISLLGDGQSQWDKPNEANSLSRQTDALWKVQPLLRRFQAGCQLLSREGDYGVDQYPLPLTTSKLNNKKFSLHCTTLIGFGGLILHLDLKLDLADKEDAVEKMVPRGSMVFLCKQELSTPAMLERLLLAGVHGAGRVGGERGQIGDEFVSSDGKLMLRRSHRGFILSTVGHGHRNMASLIDNFEKAQMSARLNRDLQNLYRIPLSTSVPTCWPQAVLWFLTDLALVNSWLLYRQNQASASEPLTLMAFRLEVSKALILSSGSDTQDSAPPQPPTQKAHTTSETPNPSLLEESPLPDAATRYDGSGHWPEQLGEGEGGRCRFGGCERTSRVLCLKCCVFLCISRNHNCFLNFHNQGSLGNE
- the znf576.1 gene encoding zinc finger protein 576, tandem duplicate 1 isoform X1, with protein sequence MQSLTQMMKSGPKPAEIEAGQNPVTTESREQPLDGETGAQPIVSETEAQVVDNKSAVSLEGETLIAPDENGEGAQLLGGETLQLSGNVADTQALESEAAVPSHDTGGTAVDSTSKPSAPTELVPDGKQNPDCAAEEARKVDKVVPENRKYIPCKKDRLDPLKMDMSKPVVMPLTSSQLSLQCIECHIIFSDHKSKERHLKLSHPAEYEQCILRNALFACYVCDRHFTNSTELMAHQKAHIEKKPFKCPICSQAFNKSSELTLHKKIHFGRDGYACADCGKPCKTLTLLKYHRRTHTGERPYVCKECGKRFSMSKALQKHMLSHSPENAEGDGGDTSATAKAQQKKNNGTTVKYPCSVCKATFKTTKTRLHHMKTKHNLLPSATSNAIQPGQQVKEAIPIITPISICQPALLQMEPIGPLQQVDANIDTEQIRKLIESLGNVQKVNQVVILGQVPPNASPLELQQISEPVNLNLTPQQMDIIEIKQTESKTAELDSSKNTCESMEQTIILEPITPDGQLENPSFSELGSHLAASETIELTLVEPEQTERHEGEMMHQILQQPETGTNQSDSVNQMVCQSEVVDLKENLEQTVILEFTSALMPTVELEETQPVPQSEMPSSSLVPSTELEKISHETVIGQQEANLSVPLLLPTVELELTPLQTDQQDLPGCPFIPADAFTQTPDESQPNSKAEADSDIQTVSLNHVHSLRDETPVENVHERTEQEPSENLLVDSRESQEQVEKLSEEDDSPAKEEISQSETKQVQHTSHLPVNVMSAQELVKVRKRKPARTFIFQENMQELLGTTQKNNEEIDVIPAKRQRTKKSHLVVKFGPQNKEKKNKKTKHSQQHHSAQEEQLKCKSSTTNLSGEKLPSPKKGRTVKKGKTKGHSVSRAEIKASSTHNPQVPQIKENIRKNKMKRQKDVTSDGVKHVSEQKIVVSPVFKKKKQPKIMQKSQAKKKDGKLTSKEMKKKSTKEEKMNTETSTVSATMPGQQITQDSLLLLKGHKQPQLKVYKLDPAKASAQTQETAHKLQTTSQQSDDVTLKKRKVTSTSENKLTTRGKKKGGRPKKNQKALSLLSSLRVPTPPPETMPCKPKTTRKRKASSKVETEGIITSSHSRRALECKDCGERFSEVSSLQEHKTTVHVVESPGLTYTNGNIFEGVSRLDLGQPPERHDVAIGVMNAATDWDTEAEMGEMALEDKERSVSFPALNPSPSLPVTAPDAETSGYEDKSGSTPAAEIAPFMDIAKELPDHSSQCLTPPEVVSPYPSKTDQKKMFESNSDDPPHFTSKTSLNISTKEMASEAGEHLTSDEDKSTYQSSRQDITKSPLVPSSESEVQGTADEDIKEGLLLEVDLVTVGEQNDRDDLTLAQDSGSQNELVEPCNAESSSTDTQLPPGQIDNESTSEIKLTSQTVSCSTHEPEIKEEEEEILEQRKEEGVRGVTRRSVTRGRRRGTGRLKKAVLSRKSSVCDDVREKDPVKDVDECCIVYQKYPLTSNSEISDGGEISKLNHAQSTSQSSEPEISPRFQCDSATAPATSVPSIPSSSEEPPEEQVIFQLEPVTTSVEEVTKSEERLGLEGAEEQDRDSGQSPGIIIERILPSTQKENGDKEQGLVAIRNNKRQGLDCDAETEVVFREVPRGQEIKVEENISDPPLVIQSCQSRQRTGLQPQHQHDIRTVLVKQETSLSLNDAQTAQGSRHIRWNVEQINTENTSGPGLFLFSVIESEEMTRDSSMAPDFNTNQCIFYPVKEEEREVLLGASQSDSSTLTMGVSSNARPGDQAEYQPASSSLHEGSHPTEDYQEPRVRGVLSRAGVTNFANTEGEADIAWQDAAELRDFLLQSSDSEDPDVSELSDPQLDSEAEVMACYYKNQSSGPPQPIEMSHNLPTSDSHLNSHVQREGNRSREPIDYFSKYFGWDTWVEIAQCTNKQSNMLNPVTAKEVAQFVGIHIAMGTLKFPSLKLYWQDFTKVPLIAEAMPLPQFLQLSRKLKLAFPAKDPINNVRVEGHNRDIQNAQHATTVTGALRSGNYSRNGRISLLGDGQSQWDKPNEANSLSRQTDALWKVQPLLRRFQAGCQLLSREGDYGVDQYPLPLTTSKLNNKKFSLHCTTLIGFGGLILHLDLKLDLADKEDAVEKMVPRGSMVFLCKQELSTPAMLERLLLAGVHGAGRVGGERGQIGDEFVSSDGKLMLRRSHRGFILSTVGHGHRNMASLIDNFEKAQMSARLNRDLQNLYRIPLSTSVPTCWPQAVLWFLTDLALVNSWLLYRQNQASASEPLTLMAFRLEVSKALILSSGSDTQDSAPPQPPTQKAHTTSETPNPSLLEESPLPDAATRYDGSGHWPEQLGEGEGGRCRFGGCERTSRVLCLKCCVFLCISRNHNCFLNFHNQGSLGNE